One Harpia harpyja isolate bHarHar1 chromosome W unlocalized genomic scaffold, bHarHar1 primary haplotype SUPER_W_unloc_4, whole genome shotgun sequence genomic window, GCTGGGGGGGTGCTCATTAATTAATTAGCAGAGGGAGGCTAATTAAGAGCCCCCCCACCCAAAGCTCCAGTATGCAGGTGACGCTGAGCCAGGCCACCTTGGCAGGAGCCATCAGCctcaacctcctcctcctcctctactgCACCTGGCGGGGACCGGGGGGATCACCTCCCTCCTGCCGTCCCCCCCGCAGCATCCCCAGCATCACCATCCTTCTCTGGGACTTTGAGAACGACCTGGCAGGGATGGCCTGATCCTTCACCTCCTTACCCATCCCGGTGCTGGTGGCTGCCAAAACGGCACTGTATCCACCAGTACCATTACCGGCAGAGGTCAGCCTGTTACCACTGCATCCCACGGCGGACCGACCTCCACCATTGGTGCATCCCAAGCTCCACGTCCGCATTCATCACACAGCTTTGGTCCCTGACAGCACCCACGCCGTCCCTGGGCTGTTGGAACACGTGGGACACGCTGGAAGAAGGTGCCAGTGACACCCGGTTGGTGGCAACACCGGTGGGATTGGTGCTGTTGCGGTGCCTGGAACTGAGGTTGGAACCACGGGTGTGGACAGTGCAGTACGGCCCCAGTATGCCAGGGGTTTGCCAGGCGGTGGAAggaacagcagtgctgctgcttcgCACCCACAACCTCTTcactctccccttccccttggcGCAACCGGTGCCCACTGCACTCTTCATCCAGGCGGTGTTCCAGGGTTGGGGGCTCCGGTTGATGCCGGCAGCATTCCCTGCAGCTCGCTGATCTCCCATCTCCCCCCACAGCCATTGGAAAGCCAAAACCTGGTGGAAACCCGATGACACCAGTTGATGCACAACCTTGGCATCAAACAGGAGGTGCTGGCGGACGGGCGGGAGCACTGGCACAGCTGCAGCAAGGAGACGGTGTGGTGTTTTGGCACAGTGCACACCCGTACCCCCAGTACCTCCTTGCCGGGCGGTGGACCCCCCTGTGCTGCCTATGGGCACTGCGGGAAACCGCCCGGCACATAGCCGGGATCCTGGAGGCCGCCGGCGTACAGCACTGGTTAGAGGGGGGGTCATTACTGGGGGCCACCCGCCTCGGGGACATCATCCCTTGGGATTACGACATGGATTTGGGAATTTACCAGGAAGACGTGGGTAAATGCTGGTGGCTGGCGGCAGTGGTGCCGGTGGAAGACGCCGAGGGTTTCCTTTGGGAGAAGGTGGCAGAGGGAGACTTTTACCGCATCCACTACAGCCAGAGCAACCGGTTACACGTGGACCTGTGGCCCTTTTacccccgcgggggggggggtgatgacCAAGGACACCTGGTTGGGGCACCCCCAGGACGTGGAGTTCCCCAAAAGTTTCCTCCGTCCCCAGGTGCTGATGCCTTTTGCCGGTTTCACTGCCACGGCACCCAACAACGCCCGCGCCTTCCTCAAGCTGAAGTTCGGGCCGGAAGCCATTGAAAACCCCGAGTACCCCAACCCCACCATCAAGTGCCTGGGGCAGgactgagggggggggggtgtccccatgGGGGGTCTGTCCCCCCCCCTTGTGACAATAAACCCTCCTGTGACACCCACAGGGCTCCTTTGCACCAAAGTCTCACCCCTAGGTGACACTCATGGGGCACCCTGGGGGTTCCTTTGCCACCCTGATCCATCCTGGGGTCCCCGTGCCATCCTAGGGGGTCCCTCTGGGCCACCCCTAGGGTCCCCCATCCACCCTGGTGGTCCTTCTGccaccctgggggtccccaggagCCCCCAGTTGACCCTGGGGTCCCTCAGCCATCCTGGGGGTCCCCCCAGCCATCCTCAACCCCCGAGAGGGGTTCCCCAGCCACCCTTGGGGGTCTCTCTCACCCtacctgtctccagccaccttgGGGGTACCCTGAGCCACCCCCAGGGTCCCCAGGAGTCCCCCATACATCCTGGGGTCCCCATGCCATCCTGGGGGGGTCCCCCTGGGCCACCCTCAGGGTCCCCACTTAACCCCAGGAGTCTATCCATCCTGGGGGTCCCCCCAGCCATCCTCAGCCCCCCAGAGGGGGTCCCCAGCCATCCTTGGGGGTCCCTCTGCCACCCTACCTGTCCCCAGCCACCCT contains:
- the FKRP gene encoding LOW QUALITY PROTEIN: ribitol 5-phosphate transferase FKRP (The sequence of the model RefSeq protein was modified relative to this genomic sequence to represent the inferred CDS: inserted 2 bases in 2 codons; deleted 1 base in 1 codon; substituted 2 bases at 2 genomic stop codons), with translation MQVTLSQATLAGAISLNLLLLLYCTWRGPGGSPPSCRPPRSIPSITILLWDFENDLYHYRQRSACYHCIPRRTDLHHWCIPSSTSAFITQLWSLTAPTPSLGCWNTWDTLEEGASDTRLVATPVGLVLLRCLELRLEPRVWTVQYGPSMPGVCQAVEGTAVLLLRTHNLFTLPFPLAQPVPTALFIQAVFQGWGLRLMPAAFPAARXSPISPHSHWKAKTXVETRXHQLMHNLGIKQEVLADGREHWHSCSKETVWCFGTVHTRTPXYLLAGRWTPLCCLWALRETARHIAGILEAAGVQHWLEGGSLLGATRLGDIIPWDYDMDLGIYQEDVGKCWWLAAVVPVEDAEGFLWEKVAEGDFYRIHYSQSNRLHVDLWPFYPRGGGVMTKDTWLGHPQDVEFPKSFLRPQVLMPFAGFTATAPNNARAFLKLKFGPEAIENPEYPNPTIKCLGQD